The genome window GCGCCCGCATGACGGTAAAGAAATCGCCCGTCGCCAGCGCGCTGGACGCATCGACCGACAGGCTCAGGCTGGCCCCCAGCGCCTCCAGCTCCGCGAACTGGATGTAGCCGTTGCGCACCGTCGAATACGGGATCTCGATGGCCGGCGACATGCTGAAGTGCACCTGTTTTTTCACCATCAGCTCGCGCTCGGCGGCCGTGTAGCCCTGGGTGTGGATCATCAGGATGTCCGGCCCCAGCAGGTTGCTTCGATCCATCAGCCCCACGAGTCCGTGCGCCGTGTCGCCGTAGTGGAGCGAGATCGGCAGCCCCAGCTCCCGCGACGCACGCACTTCGCCGACGAAGGTCTCGTCGCTGCCACCGGCCTTCAGCACCGCCGGCGACGGCAGTTGCAGGTTGACGCCCAGCCTCAACCTGGGGTCCGCGCGGCCCCAGTTCGCCAGCGTCGCCTTGACGCCGGCCAGGTCCAGGCGCTCGCCCCGGCCAGGCGTGCCGTACGAGAAACGGGTGCGGGCCCCGACGTCCAGCGCCGCGCGGATCTCGGCATCGGCGTGCGCGACGGACCGCGTGTTGTGCGAGAAATTGTTCAGGCAGGTCACGCCCGACAGCAACTCCTGCATCAGCCCGAACCGGACCGAATGGAAGGCATCGTCCGGCGTGCATAGCGGCGCGGCGCGATTGGTCGTCGGGAAATAGCCGCGCAGGGGATCGTCGCCCCGCACCGAACCGCGCAGGAAGGCGTTCCACAGATGGGAGTGGGCATCGACGAAGCCCGGCA of Pigmentiphaga sp. H8 contains these proteins:
- a CDS encoding amidohydrolase family protein, producing MANEKRSAAYAGTGGLDRRDFLRGAMAAAVAGTGIAAAGPARGQAEGARAPGREFLISGGHVLSMDRSVGDLPEGDVHVRDGAIVAVGRKLSVPGAQVIDARGMIVMPGFVDAHSHLWNAFLRGSVRGDDPLRGYFPTTNRAAPLCTPDDAFHSVRFGLMQELLSGVTCLNNFSHNTRSVAHADAEIRAALDVGARTRFSYGTPGRGERLDLAGVKATLANWGRADPRLRLGVNLQLPSPAVLKAGGSDETFVGEVRASRELGLPISLHYGDTAHGLVGLMDRSNLLGPDILMIHTQGYTAAERELMVKKQVHFSMSPAIEIPYSTVRNGYIQFAELEALGASLSLSVDASSALATGDFFTVMRALLWAHKQRADVDRKLEPRRIVEIATLGGAKALGMDDAIGSLSAGKQADIILVRKNDINMAPVIDPYYSLVYSGMPANVDTVMVGGRVLLRGGRHATLDVQEVADLAARAGSRMHERLEGIISNRKENLGDLNRKG